The DNA window CGAGATATCCCAGACGAACAAGGATTCAATTGGCGCATCTTCGTCTGCGGTGTACAGACTGCGGTTCGGCTGCCACATATAGATCACATAGTGCGTTTTGGTAtgagacgagaagaagcggtcTCGGTCACTGAGAGGATGGCCCAGGAACATGATTTTCCATTCGTTGCGCGGGACAATGCTCCAACCATCGTCGGATTTGCGCGACACGTCGAAGGACGAGGCAAAGTGGCGATGGACGCCGTCGCTGTCGTTGAGCCAGTGAAAGGCTTGGGGTTCTGCCCACTCGACAACAAGCACTTGCTTCTGCAGCCGTACACGGCGCACGACTTTTCCGTGGACGATAAATGGCACCATGAAATTGCGATTTGTCTTCAGGTCCATCAGCACCAAACACTGGTGGTGAGCACTTGGATAGATCAGCAGACTGTCGTCATACGTCCACATCGCCTCGCCGAACGGTCGGTCAACAAGGTTACTGAAGTGGCTGGCATGCGACTCCCACGGCGGGACGGGGAACCATTCGCGTTCGCCATTGCTGCCAAAGTCATCGCACAGCTGGAATTTCTGCAGCGAGCGAGGTTTCTGGATCGACATCCGATGCCATCGGGAAGCGACTTGGTCAAACAGACGGCGACACTCGTGATTGTCAATGTCGGAGCTTCTGGCGATGATCTCATCTGCCTCTGGCGTCCCCAAGAACCATCGCTTCGCCAGCGGCACGAGGATGGATGCGCTGCAAAAGGCCTCGTTCCATGAGCGCGAGACCCGGCGACAGTGTGCGATGTCATAAAAGGACAGCTGGCTAGAAATGACCCAGAAGAGGTCCAGGGGCAGCGTGGCCAGTTGGGGTGTTGTTGTCATTTGGCAGAGTTGGGTTCCCCACACCGGACAGCTTGCGCCGACGACACCTGgccttttccttctttccttccctccaGACTCTCCCCATTTTGATAACTCATCTCCCCATACGGAATAATGATGCTGCCCAGTTCGATCCTGCTCGCCCTGCTGGCTGCGCTGCCCGCCAACGCTGACGGCATGTACTCCAAGAAGTCGCCAGTGCTCAACCTGAACCAGAAAACCTACAACGCTCTCATTGCCAACTCAAACTACACCTCCGTGAGTCAATCTGTTGCTTGACATGCTACCTCACAGCTAACATCGCTGCTCCAGATTGTCGAGTAAGCTTCCCTATCTTCATTTTTGGCCCACGCTTCGTTATCGCTGTCCTTCCCGCTGACGTCGAGCTCTAGATTCTATGCCCCGTGGTGCGGCCACTGCCAGAACTTGAAGCCTGCATACGAAAAAGCCGCGAAAAATTTGGATGGTCTGGCCAAGGTTGCAGCCGTCAACTGCGACGATGAAGAGAACAAGCCCTTCTGCGGCCAGTTGGGTGTGCAGGGCTTCCCAACGCTTAAGATCGTGACGCCTGGCAAGAAACCGGGCAAGCCACGTGTGGAGGACTACAAGGGGGCGCGCACTGCCAAGGGCATTGTCGACGCGGTGGTGGACCAGATCCCCAACCACGTCAAGCGCGCTACGGACAAGGATCTGGACAAGTGGCTGGCCCAGAACGAGGACCGGCCCAAGGCGATCCTGTTCACGGAGAAGGGCTCGACCAGCGCGCTG is part of the Penicillium psychrofluorescens genome assembly, chromosome: 4 genome and encodes:
- a CDS encoding uncharacterized protein (ID:PFLUO_007177-T1.cds;~source:funannotate) translates to MTTTPQLATLPLDLFWVISSQLSFYDIAHCRRVSRSWNEAFCSASILVPLAKRWFLGTPEADEIIARSSDIDNHECRRLFDQVASRWHRMSIQKPRSLQKFQLCDDFGSNGEREWFPVPPWESHASHFSNLVDRPFGEAMWTYDDSLLIYPSAHHQCLVLMDLKTNRNFMVPFIVHGKVVRRVRLQKQVLVVEWAEPQAFHWLNDSDGVHRHFASSFDVSRKSDDGWSIVPRNEWKIMFLGHPLSDRDRFFSSHTKTHYVIYMWQPNRSLYTADEDAPIESLFVWDISKPSSYRPSLDPTGSLRDQEPDAPTVEVRFGFRDLEFFGIRQRGCPSIQRLEITNDARALEITENITDEEYEWWPSSFTIVTSIPLSGYGPHRRHRVEAPLVPYRGNCSLQATPLEPVPLLWESRYPENILDYVYHPIDYASIPTFFLWILLLSRTPGRQEASIYLQFQSLHYPPLTHPNLDFAGRAKLCGGESYLVGENCNRELVIWRFDR